A genomic segment from Labrus bergylta chromosome 3, fLabBer1.1, whole genome shotgun sequence encodes:
- the vegfd gene encoding vascular endothelial growth factor D, whose protein sequence is MKMKMSGALCRLSCLVTLVVELSWIHVGYSMHREAGSRVMKQWERKVRSASSLDELLMLADFPDWKLWKCRLSLQQPENLSSQPSAGSHRSTRYAAESYSLEILKAIDEEWQRTQCMPRETCVDVAKELGTDPSMFFKPPCVSVYRCSGCCNQEGVTCRNTTIEYVNKTVLSVIPFKFVPEPVLIKVANHTECRCMEPAIIRRNAQPGSSSGCSPMSQLSDAEDLRRLCASGLIWDCSTDRCIPYPSSAPEFPLGSWMPDCEIDVDRCDCLPRTAPTTQTRPIHRCHLNSSICAHRHQRFDHNSCRCRWPK, encoded by the exons atgaagatgaagatgagcgGGGCTCTGTGCAGACTCTCCTGCTTGGTCACTCTGGTGGTGGAGCTGAGCTGGATACACGTTGGATACAGCATGCATAGAGAGGCAGGAAGCAGG GTAATGAAGCAGTGGGAGAGGAAGGTGCGCTCAGCCTCCAGCTTGGACGAACTGCTGATGCTCGCAGACTTTCCCGACTGGAAGTTATGGAAGTGTCGTCTGAGTCTGCAGCAGCCGGAGAACCTCTCCTCCCAACCTTCAGCCGGCTCACACCGCTCCACACGATACGCTGCTGAGTCTTACAGCCTGGAGATACTAAAAG CCATAGATGAAGAGTGGCAGAGGACTCAGTGCATGCCGAGGGAAACCTGTGTCGATGTGGCCAAGGAGCTGGGCACAGACCCCTCAATGTTCTTCAAGCCCCCCTGTGTGTCCGTCTACAG GTGCAGTGGCTGCTGCAACCAAGAGGGTGtcacctgcagaaacacaacgATTGAATATGTGAATAAAACT gtCCTTAGTGTAATTCCATTTAAGTTTGTACCAGAACCAGTGCTAATAAAAGTAGCTAATCACACAGAGTGCAGATGCATGGAGCCCGCCATAATACGCCGTAATGCTCAACCTGGCAGCAGCAGCGG CTGCTCTCCAATGAGCCAGCTGTCAGACGCAGAGGACTTGAGGAGACTTTGTGCCAGTGGGTTGATTTGGGATTGTTCAACAGACAGATGCATACCCTACCCTTCCAGTGCACCAG AGTTTCCACTCGGCTCCTGGATGCCCGACTGTGAGATCGACGTCGATCGCTGTGACTGTCTTCCTAGAACTGCGCCAACCACCCAGACAAGACCAATCCATCGCTGTCATCTCAACTCTTCCATCTGCGCCCACAGGCATCAGCGTTTTGATCACAACTCCTGCAG aTGCAGATGGCCCAAGTAG
- the grpr gene encoding gastrin-releasing peptide receptor: MWFTGVAIASVYGVIIVFGLIGNITLIKTFCSAKSIRNVPNLFMSSLALGDVLLLVTCAPVDASRYLSEEWLFGRVGCKVIPFIQLTSVGVSVFTLTALSADRYRAIVKPLDIQTSRTTTSIVLRAALIWLFALILAIPEAVFSDLHTFNLTSTNESFITCAPYPHLGDLHPKIHSMASFLIFYVIPLLVISIYYTFIAQSLMRSATNLPVEGNVHARRQVESRKRLAKTVLVFVGLFAICWLPSHVIYLYRSYHYSQVDTSLIHFLCSVIARILAFTNSCLNPFALYLLSKSFQKQFNQQLCCCCCNIYERSTQSPTHYNTRVTSIRSTNHSMVSLSAVNGKQEEYEEDYV, encoded by the exons ATGTGGTTCACCGGCGTGGCCATCGCTTCAGTTTACGGTGTAATCATCGTGTTTGGACTTATAGGCAACATCACTCTCATCAAGACGTTTTGTTCCGCCAAATCCATCCGCAATGTGCCAAATCTGTTCATGTCAAGTCTGGCTTTGGGGGACGTTTTACTGCTGGTGACCTGCGCTCCGGTGGACGCCAGCCGCTACCTGTCAGAAGAGTGGCTGTTCGGGAGAGTGGGCTGTAAAGTCATCCCCTTCATTCAACTCACTTCTGTTGGGGTGTCTGTGTTTACCCTTACGGCCCTCTCTGCTGACAG GTACAGAGCCATCGTGAAGCCCTTGGACATCCAAACATCGAGAACCACTACCAGCATTGTCCTGCGGGCAGCGCTCATCTGGCTCTTCGCCCTGATCCTCGCTATCCCCGAGGCTGTTTTCTCTGACCTCCATACCTTCAACCTCACCTCCACTAATGAGAGCTTCATCACCTGTGCCCCTTATCCCCATCTTGGAGATCTGCACCCTAAGATCCACTCTATGGCCTCGTTCCTAATTTTCTATGTCATTCCCCTGCTGGTCATATCGATATACTACACCTTCATCGCCCAAAGCCTGATGAGGAGTGCCACAAACCTGCCTGTGGAGGGAAACGTGCATGCAAGGCGACAG GTTGAATCAAGAAAGCGCTTGGCGAAGACAGTTCTGGTGTTTGTTGGTCTCTTTGCAATTTGCTGGCTTCCCAGTCACGTCATCTACTTATACCGCTCCTACCACTACTCCCAG GTTGACACCTCCCTGATTCACTTTTTGTGCAGCGTGATTGCTCGTATCCTGGCCTTCACCAACTCCTGCCTCAACCCCTTTGCCCTTTACCTGCTGAGCAAAAGCTTCCAGAAGCAGTTCAACCAGCAgctgtgttgttgctgttgtaaCATCTATGAGCGCAGCACACAGAGTCCGACTCATTATAACACCCGCGTGACCTCTATTCGCAGCACAAATCACTCCATGGTGAGTCTGAGTGCGGTGAATGGCAAACAGGAAGAATATGAGGAGGATTATGTGTAA